In one Phycisphaeraceae bacterium genomic region, the following are encoded:
- a CDS encoding phytanoyl-CoA dioxygenase family protein, with product MLKPTDVTALRERVDRVFADPRVHTTDTIYGEWIAVRLFEWDNLFRDMLIREPIISLMETILGADCHLIANNVVRNPPGRAIDNYHVDIPALLWPNMPDSVPRFDARLTIPCFVLNVQIPLTDLDEEQYGPTQFVPRSHYSGRAPNDLKNPTFEGRGGQSILCKAGDIYLQHSQVWHRGAPNTSNRTRYLLQQSYSMRFVSQKFYPFLNYRMPDHVLKGADERLLRVLGKHTKGAYG from the coding sequence ATGTTGAAGCCGACAGATGTCACGGCACTGCGCGAGAGGGTGGATCGAGTTTTCGCTGATCCACGCGTTCATACCACCGACACGATCTATGGCGAGTGGATCGCGGTTCGACTCTTTGAGTGGGACAACCTGTTCCGAGACATGCTCATCAGAGAACCCATTATTTCGCTGATGGAAACGATACTCGGTGCGGATTGCCATTTGATCGCCAATAACGTGGTACGTAACCCGCCGGGTCGTGCGATTGATAATTATCACGTGGATATTCCTGCACTTCTCTGGCCGAACATGCCCGACAGCGTGCCTCGTTTCGATGCACGACTGACCATTCCCTGCTTTGTACTCAACGTGCAGATTCCGTTGACCGACCTTGACGAGGAGCAATACGGACCGACGCAATTCGTTCCGCGCAGCCACTATTCAGGCCGCGCACCTAATGACCTCAAGAATCCCACTTTTGAAGGTCGCGGCGGCCAGTCCATTCTCTGCAAGGCAGGGGACATCTACCTGCAACACTCCCAAGTCTGGCACCGCGGAGCGCCTAACACCAGCAACCGCACTCGCTACCTGCTCCAACAGTCCTACTCGATGCGATTCGTGTCGCAGAAGTTTTACCCGTTCCTGAATTACCGAATGCCTGACCACGTGCTGAAAGGCGCAGACGAGCGGCTATTGCGTGTGCTGGGAAAACACACGAAAGGTGCATATGGTTGA
- a CDS encoding DUF4838 domain-containing protein — translation MKKPAILLLACFAILACISLAPAKDNLGDKLDKLFDKAGNKTKKVVDKVEAKVNAKLDEWIGEPTVAIAGEPDGNELTLVDNHQTKAIVICSAPEKSVEKQAADDLVKYIKLMTGVEVARAGTAAEVADALKMDADHPLIVIGSAALKADPDLQRELDKVAKKSPTLRADAIVLKRKGNRVYVAGNHDESHYYAVAELLSRWGCRWYLPSEFGECIPEVSALKVGKLNYAFGSPFEVREFWISWNGESAGQRDFQLRNFMNNQGVSGGHILASYTKDLIPPGKTQWNIPIADAKTAEHVANHPEVQKNFAAGKDFSLGMEDGLYESDSKRDAELQAGLTDKYFISNTLTDNFMELYNQVAQRLLAKYPNSKSHIGFLAYSNITIPPQRQIVAAKPLVASLAPIDIDPNHGMDDARFPSVREYKEMVYRWSEVMQGRVFIYDYDQGMLVWRDLPNPSIGAVKQNMKIYRDAGILGVSTESRLAIATTFLNLYVRGQTMWNPDVDVDALLADFYPKFYGPAAEPMSRYWGRLFKAWDDTIVTEHEFFVIPAIYTPELVEALRKDLTEAEETMKDASRRLNHPPRDWKKYEERMRFTRLSFNLIDQYTEMWHAAATEGDYKKAVAWGDKAVATRMELGTMNNTFTTRVIPTMPAPETKEGGPAWLLGEVEQYRKLAELTDGPKGKLIMKLPVDWSYRRDPHDTGVVSGFAYKPADLSYWKEHGQELVGYARKDYPTTQWEMIRTDLYPQAQGILHPDGQSFTGNHWYKTTLKLDASQAQGKLHVRFPGIFNSSWLYVNGYLVSYRPQLPLWWANDYGFEWDVDVTGKLKAGENTITVRCLNPHHFGGMYRRPFVYREN, via the coding sequence ATGAAAAAGCCTGCGATCCTTCTCCTCGCCTGTTTTGCCATTCTTGCATGTATCAGTCTGGCGCCAGCCAAGGACAATCTTGGCGATAAGCTCGACAAGCTCTTCGACAAGGCTGGCAACAAGACCAAAAAGGTTGTTGATAAAGTCGAAGCCAAAGTCAATGCAAAACTGGACGAGTGGATCGGCGAACCAACCGTCGCCATCGCAGGCGAACCTGATGGTAACGAATTAACACTCGTTGATAACCACCAGACGAAGGCAATTGTTATTTGCTCCGCACCGGAAAAGAGCGTCGAAAAACAAGCGGCGGATGATCTGGTCAAGTACATCAAATTGATGACTGGTGTTGAGGTCGCCCGTGCAGGCACCGCAGCGGAAGTAGCCGATGCGCTGAAGATGGACGCGGATCATCCGTTGATCGTCATCGGCTCAGCAGCTCTCAAAGCGGACCCTGATCTACAAAGGGAACTCGACAAGGTTGCAAAAAAATCGCCGACGCTTCGTGCGGATGCCATTGTGCTCAAACGCAAAGGCAATCGTGTCTATGTCGCAGGAAATCACGATGAGTCGCACTATTACGCGGTGGCGGAATTACTCTCCCGCTGGGGCTGTCGATGGTATCTACCCAGTGAGTTTGGCGAGTGCATTCCTGAAGTATCCGCGCTGAAGGTTGGCAAGCTGAATTATGCCTTTGGTTCGCCCTTTGAAGTGCGCGAGTTCTGGATTTCATGGAACGGCGAATCAGCGGGTCAGCGGGATTTTCAGCTCCGTAATTTCATGAACAATCAGGGCGTCAGCGGCGGGCATATTCTCGCTTCATACACCAAGGACCTCATCCCTCCCGGCAAGACACAGTGGAATATCCCTATTGCAGACGCGAAGACCGCTGAGCACGTCGCAAATCATCCGGAAGTGCAGAAAAATTTTGCTGCGGGTAAGGATTTTTCGCTGGGTATGGAGGACGGTCTGTATGAATCCGATTCGAAACGTGACGCAGAGCTTCAGGCCGGCCTCACGGACAAATATTTCATCAGCAACACGCTCACTGATAACTTCATGGAACTTTACAACCAGGTCGCGCAGCGACTGCTGGCCAAGTATCCCAACAGCAAGTCGCATATAGGGTTTCTTGCATATTCCAACATCACCATCCCGCCACAGCGACAGATCGTCGCCGCCAAACCTCTGGTTGCCAGCCTCGCACCGATTGATATTGATCCGAACCATGGCATGGATGATGCGCGGTTTCCTTCCGTGCGGGAATACAAGGAAATGGTTTACCGTTGGTCGGAAGTGATGCAGGGCAGGGTGTTCATATACGACTACGACCAAGGCATGCTCGTATGGCGCGACTTACCCAATCCGTCCATCGGTGCTGTAAAACAGAACATGAAAATCTACCGTGACGCGGGGATTCTTGGCGTCAGCACCGAAAGTCGATTGGCGATCGCCACCACATTTCTCAATCTTTATGTCCGCGGCCAGACGATGTGGAATCCCGATGTGGATGTCGATGCGTTGTTGGCAGATTTTTATCCAAAGTTTTATGGTCCCGCAGCTGAACCAATGTCCCGCTATTGGGGACGACTTTTCAAGGCCTGGGACGACACGATCGTTACCGAGCATGAGTTTTTTGTTATTCCCGCGATCTATACGCCGGAGCTGGTCGAGGCACTTCGAAAGGATCTCACCGAGGCGGAGGAGACCATGAAAGATGCGTCACGCAGACTCAATCATCCTCCGCGTGACTGGAAAAAATATGAGGAGCGCATGAGATTTACCCGCTTGAGCTTCAACCTCATCGATCAATACACAGAGATGTGGCACGCTGCTGCCACCGAAGGCGATTACAAAAAAGCAGTTGCCTGGGGTGATAAAGCGGTTGCAACCCGGATGGAGCTGGGCACGATGAATAACACGTTCACCACGCGCGTCATCCCAACGATGCCAGCGCCTGAAACCAAGGAAGGCGGCCCCGCGTGGCTGCTCGGTGAGGTGGAGCAGTACCGCAAGCTTGCTGAGCTCACGGATGGTCCAAAGGGGAAACTGATTATGAAACTTCCCGTGGATTGGAGCTACCGCCGCGATCCTCACGATACCGGCGTCGTCAGCGGGTTTGCGTATAAGCCGGCGGACCTGTCCTATTGGAAAGAACACGGTCAGGAATTGGTTGGCTATGCACGGAAGGACTACCCGACCACGCAATGGGAGATGATCCGCACAGATCTTTACCCGCAAGCTCAAGGTATCCTGCACCCGGACGGGCAGAGTTTTACAGGTAATCACTGGTATAAAACCACGCTCAAACTCGACGCCAGTCAGGCTCAGGGTAAGCTGCATGTGCGCTTCCCGGGCATATTCAATTCCAGTTGGTTGTATGTGAATGGCTATCTGGTGAGCTACCGGCCGCAATTACCTTTATGGTGGGCTAATGACTATGGATTTGAATGGGATGTGGATGTGACGGGTAAACTCAAAGCCGGCGAGAACACGATCACGGTGCGCTGTCTGAACCCGCACCACTTTGGGGGCATGTATCGTCGGCCATTCGTGTATCGCGAAAATTGA
- the fae gene encoding formaldehyde-activating enzyme, which produces MSMFIGEALAGDGNEIAHIDLLIGDKSGPVGHAFAQALADQKQGHSNLLAVLTPNLAVKPATVMITKVTIKGAKQAVQMFGPAQAAVAKAVADSVAEGVIPRDKCEDYVIICGVFIHWQAEDDKKIYDYNYQATKLSIARAMKSEPSAQEMVSKKDSAKHPFSPK; this is translated from the coding sequence ATGTCCATGTTCATTGGTGAAGCCCTTGCGGGTGACGGCAACGAGATTGCGCATATTGACCTGCTCATTGGTGACAAGTCGGGGCCGGTCGGCCACGCCTTCGCTCAGGCTCTGGCGGACCAGAAACAGGGGCACTCCAATCTGCTGGCGGTGCTTACACCAAACCTCGCAGTTAAACCCGCGACCGTGATGATTACCAAGGTAACTATCAAAGGCGCCAAGCAGGCTGTGCAGATGTTCGGCCCGGCGCAGGCAGCCGTCGCCAAAGCCGTCGCCGACAGCGTCGCCGAAGGTGTGATCCCGCGTGATAAGTGTGAGGACTACGTAATCATTTGTGGTGTGTTCATCCACTGGCAGGCTGAAGACGACAAGAAAATCTATGACTACAACTACCAGGCTACCAAACTCTCCATCGCCCGCGCTATGAAGAGTGAGCCGAGTGCTCAGGAAATGGTGAGCAAGAAAGACAGTGCCAAGCACCCATTCAGCCCGAAGTAA
- a CDS encoding alpha/beta fold hydrolase, producing the protein MNSRTAASSPRSATALVPGTPRPRAETRQWRTFIFPLLLVLLLLTYGSPARGDAPTAPQQPASGPGGKQYAHSAVTKSVHDEGNGQYWLFEPASPVPKTAPVIVFLHGWGQMNPRTYGAWIDHLAKRGNIVIFPRYQADLLAPGDTFTEAMLTSVKNALKTLDQPGHVTPDRKRFVIVGHSCGGVLAANLAALADKENLPHPRAVMCVQPGRSEIFPLADLSKISADTLLITSAGDFDDIVGDADAQRIFNEATRVKKENKRYLFFRSDDHGRPRVVMHHATPLALDLSYEAREIDGTGPSAWASTAEKKAGTANQYHVASWERPPNYVDYYAYWRPFDALCAAAFDNKHADDAIRAASEGGFMGTWSDGVRIKEPVIRSEPADIAQPVLTKP; encoded by the coding sequence ATGAACAGCCGCACCGCAGCATCGTCACCTCGATCGGCAACAGCGCTTGTTCCAGGCACGCCTCGTCCGCGAGCTGAAACACGTCAGTGGCGCACTTTTATCTTTCCTTTGCTGCTGGTTCTCCTGCTGCTGACCTACGGTTCTCCTGCGCGTGGTGATGCTCCCACCGCGCCGCAGCAACCCGCGTCTGGACCTGGCGGCAAACAGTACGCCCATTCGGCCGTCACCAAGTCCGTGCATGATGAAGGCAACGGGCAATACTGGCTTTTCGAACCAGCATCGCCTGTACCAAAGACTGCTCCGGTCATCGTCTTTCTTCACGGCTGGGGGCAGATGAACCCGCGAACCTACGGCGCGTGGATAGATCATCTGGCAAAGCGTGGAAACATCGTCATCTTTCCGCGATACCAGGCGGATCTACTGGCTCCAGGTGATACATTCACCGAGGCCATGCTCACATCCGTCAAGAATGCACTTAAAACGCTCGACCAGCCCGGTCACGTCACTCCCGACCGAAAGCGATTCGTCATCGTTGGTCACTCGTGCGGCGGAGTGCTCGCGGCGAATTTGGCTGCGCTGGCGGATAAGGAAAACCTGCCGCACCCGCGCGCCGTTATGTGCGTCCAGCCGGGACGGAGTGAAATCTTCCCGCTGGCTGACTTATCAAAAATCTCTGCAGATACACTGTTGATCACCAGTGCTGGGGATTTCGATGACATTGTGGGTGATGCGGACGCGCAACGGATCTTCAACGAAGCGACGCGAGTTAAGAAAGAAAACAAGCGGTATCTTTTTTTCCGAAGTGACGATCATGGCCGACCGCGCGTGGTCATGCATCATGCAACCCCATTGGCACTTGACCTGTCCTACGAAGCTCGTGAAATCGACGGGACTGGGCCGTCTGCATGGGCGAGCACCGCTGAAAAAAAAGCCGGTACCGCAAATCAATACCACGTTGCTTCGTGGGAACGTCCACCGAATTACGTGGACTACTACGCCTACTGGCGACCGTTTGATGCGCTCTGCGCCGCTGCCTTTGACAACAAACACGCGGATGACGCTATACGGGCCGCCAGCGAGGGAGGCTTCATGGGAACCTGGAGCGACGGGGTGCGCATCAAGGAACCGGTGATCCGAAGCGAGCCTGCTGACATCGCTCAGCCTGTCTTGACTAAGCCTTAG
- a CDS encoding 3-oxoacyl-ACP reductase FabG: MIPIDLTGKVALITGAGEGLGRATATMLHRAGATVIVNYFNDPSGSNRDKAEDVVRNLGQRAITSPADVRDPAQVRAMMAEAKSRFGGIDILVNNAGILRDRTIKKMTEDEWQSVIDTNLTGVFHTMQAGLEVMRDGGRVVNISSIASSIGFFGQSNYAAAKAGVAAMARVAAREVGKRRITVNAIAPGVVLTNMGKSIPEDARAQMLVNIPLGRFGEPDEIAGVILFLCSDLASYVNGHTVHINGGWFG; encoded by the coding sequence ATGATTCCTATTGATCTGACGGGTAAGGTTGCGTTGATCACTGGCGCGGGTGAGGGCTTAGGCCGTGCAACCGCGACGATGCTTCATCGGGCTGGCGCAACGGTCATCGTTAATTACTTCAACGATCCTTCCGGCAGTAACCGCGACAAAGCTGAGGATGTTGTCCGCAACCTGGGACAGCGAGCCATCACATCACCCGCTGATGTCCGTGATCCTGCACAAGTTCGAGCCATGATGGCTGAAGCCAAGTCTCGTTTCGGAGGGATCGACATACTGGTCAACAATGCGGGGATCCTCCGTGACCGCACGATCAAAAAAATGACTGAGGATGAGTGGCAAAGCGTCATCGACACTAACCTTACCGGCGTGTTCCACACCATGCAGGCTGGGCTTGAGGTCATGCGTGACGGCGGACGTGTGGTCAACATTTCCTCGATCGCGTCATCAATCGGTTTCTTCGGCCAATCAAACTACGCGGCCGCCAAGGCGGGCGTCGCCGCCATGGCGCGCGTCGCGGCCCGTGAAGTTGGCAAACGCCGTATCACCGTCAACGCCATCGCCCCGGGTGTCGTGCTCACCAATATGGGAAAATCGATCCCCGAGGATGCGCGTGCCCAGATGCTCGTCAATATTCCGCTTGGTCGTTTTGGAGAGCCCGACGAGATCGCGGGCGTGATCCTATTCCTGTGCAGCGATCTGGCGTCTTATGTAAATGGCCATACCGTCCATATCAACGGCGGGTGGTTTGGATAA
- the corA gene encoding magnesium/cobalt transporter CorA, protein MRTSSRRKSIRIAHQVGKTIGSAVDVTTDLATDLMGIPRLRKPNIGAPPGIDSSQLKTLPSTDELVHITCTDYAPEKVQVQTVEDLEDFVVHHRPDWSVVRWVNVDGLTNMTVIQALAEKYDLHPLAIEDVLHIPQRPKVDVYGEGPSGESQTPARLFIIARMLELNDHKLCREQISIFVGHRTVITFQESKGDVWDPIRARIQKPGSQLRLNGAGFLAYSLLDAIIDHCFPILEYYGDRLEELEEIVYDKPTPAVVHQIHQLRRELLLIRRDIWPMREVIHTLQREPHECMSDTTRTYLRDVYDHTVQIIDLIETYREMGTGLTEAYMSSLSIRMNETMKVLTIIGTIFIPLTFLAGVYGMNFDYMPEINWLRAYPWSYPIGFWVICAAISIALVVWFKRRGWI, encoded by the coding sequence ATGCGCACCTCGTCTCGCCGCAAGTCGATCCGCATTGCCCATCAAGTCGGTAAAACCATCGGCTCCGCGGTGGACGTGACCACCGACCTGGCGACCGACCTTATGGGTATTCCGCGGCTGCGAAAACCCAATATCGGCGCCCCGCCGGGTATTGACTCATCTCAGCTTAAGACGCTTCCCAGCACAGATGAGTTGGTCCACATTACCTGTACTGATTACGCGCCCGAAAAAGTACAGGTTCAGACAGTCGAGGATCTGGAAGATTTTGTTGTCCATCATCGCCCAGACTGGTCTGTGGTCCGCTGGGTCAATGTGGACGGTCTGACAAATATGACGGTCATTCAGGCACTGGCGGAGAAGTACGACCTGCATCCGCTGGCGATTGAGGATGTGCTCCACATCCCGCAGCGACCGAAGGTGGACGTTTATGGCGAAGGGCCGTCCGGCGAGTCACAGACACCTGCGAGGCTGTTCATCATCGCCCGAATGCTTGAACTCAATGACCACAAGCTCTGCCGCGAGCAGATCAGCATATTTGTAGGCCACCGCACAGTCATCACGTTTCAGGAGTCCAAGGGTGATGTGTGGGATCCGATCCGTGCGAGGATCCAGAAGCCAGGCTCGCAACTGCGACTGAACGGCGCTGGGTTTCTCGCCTATTCACTGCTCGACGCGATTATCGACCACTGTTTTCCGATCCTGGAATACTACGGCGATCGACTCGAAGAACTGGAGGAGATCGTTTACGACAAGCCGACACCCGCCGTCGTGCATCAAATCCATCAGCTTCGCCGTGAACTGCTGTTGATCCGTCGTGATATCTGGCCGATGCGTGAAGTTATACACACGCTCCAGCGAGAGCCTCACGAATGTATGAGCGATACGACTCGCACCTATCTCCGCGATGTGTACGACCATACAGTGCAGATCATCGACCTGATCGAGACCTATCGAGAAATGGGCACCGGACTGACCGAGGCCTACATGTCATCGCTTTCGATCCGCATGAACGAGACGATGAAGGTGCTGACGATCATCGGCACGATCTTTATTCCGCTGACTTTTCTCGCGGGAGTTTACGGAATGAATTTTGATTACATGCCTGAGATTAATTGGCTTCGAGCATATCCGTGGTCATATCCGATCGGTTTTTGGGTGATCTGTGCCGCGATCTCAATAGCACTGGTGGTGTGGTTTAAAAGGCGCGGATGGATTTAG
- a CDS encoding thiolase family protein has protein sequence MSRIVIIAAKRTPQGRYLGALSRRSSVEIGVAAAHATLTTASITADQIDLVVIGNVLAAGAGQNIARQVAVGAGIPIEVPAYTVNMMCASGLQAVVLAAQAIRAGDAKIVLCGGTESMSNAPFLAKRSAEGKPILEPQPQALTCTILRDGLCDAFDHEHMGLGAETLAQKYEITREAQDLFALQSQRRYAQADEEGRLADELVEVDGLNRDEHPRPNTQLEKLKTLKPVFKADGTITAGNASGINDGAAMLVLCDEDTAKREGWQPMATFVASASMGCEPRLFGLGPVHATRKLCATAGLNLNDFDTIELNEAFAAQALACIKELDLDPDRTNPDGGAISLGHPIGASGARLMVHLAHRIARGESRHALATLCVGGGMGIAAALER, from the coding sequence ATGTCACGAATTGTCATCATTGCAGCCAAACGAACGCCTCAAGGTCGCTACCTCGGCGCGCTGTCTCGACGCAGTAGCGTAGAGATCGGTGTTGCTGCTGCTCACGCGACACTTACGACGGCGAGCATCACGGCGGATCAAATTGATCTTGTCGTTATCGGTAATGTTCTTGCAGCCGGAGCCGGCCAGAATATCGCCCGACAAGTAGCGGTTGGTGCGGGCATACCAATCGAGGTGCCAGCCTACACCGTCAACATGATGTGTGCCTCGGGACTTCAAGCTGTCGTCCTCGCAGCGCAAGCCATCCGAGCTGGTGACGCAAAAATCGTGCTCTGTGGAGGCACCGAGTCCATGTCAAACGCACCGTTCCTCGCCAAACGCTCTGCGGAAGGTAAGCCGATTCTCGAACCACAGCCTCAGGCTTTGACCTGCACGATTCTGCGTGACGGATTGTGCGATGCTTTTGACCACGAACACATGGGGCTTGGCGCAGAGACTCTTGCTCAGAAGTATGAAATCACGCGCGAGGCGCAAGATCTTTTTGCGCTTCAGAGTCAGCGCCGCTATGCACAAGCTGATGAAGAAGGCCGGTTAGCCGACGAGTTGGTCGAAGTGGATGGCTTGAACCGCGACGAGCACCCGCGACCAAACACACAACTTGAGAAACTTAAAACACTCAAACCTGTTTTCAAAGCTGACGGCACAATCACCGCGGGAAATGCTTCAGGTATCAACGATGGCGCAGCCATGCTCGTGCTGTGTGATGAAGACACCGCGAAGCGCGAAGGCTGGCAACCCATGGCAACATTTGTCGCCAGCGCATCGATGGGCTGCGAGCCGCGACTATTCGGACTGGGTCCGGTCCACGCAACACGTAAACTCTGCGCTACTGCTGGACTCAACCTCAACGATTTCGACACCATCGAGCTTAATGAGGCCTTCGCTGCACAGGCGTTGGCGTGTATCAAAGAATTGGATTTGGATCCCGACCGTACTAATCCCGACGGCGGCGCAATCTCGCTTGGCCACCCGATAGGGGCCAGCGGTGCGCGATTGATGGTTCACCTCGCGCACCGCATCGCTCGCGGAGAATCACGACACGCTCTGGCGACGTTATGTGTCGGAGGCGGGATGGGAATTGCGGCAGCGTTGGAGAGATAG